The genome window CTCTTTTAAATCTCCCAGATAAAGAGTAAATAACTAAGCCGTTAAATAGAACTACAAGAGTCGCAATCAACATTGCAAACGGTGCTTGTGTTCCTACTTTTCCTATCATAACAGTACCGAAGGTTAGTAAGGAGATAAAGGGTGCTTGTCCACCAAAGGAGATGAAGAATACGTCCTTAAATGTTAGTTTTTTACTTCCCTTCAATTCCTCCTCTTTCTTGCTTATCTCTTCCTTCATACACTAAAAGATAGTGATACATTCAAATAAACGTTTTCGTGCTAACTCAAAGAGGAACTGATCCCATCCTAGGTTTTCCTATGAGGTTTAGGGGTATACGAGCATGAGGAACTTTATCATAAGTGACTAGAACTCAGATGGGATCTTTCTACTACAAAAAGGCTTATAAATAATTTTTCTTCTAGTATTTATGTAAGAAATAGCCATTTTCTGATGTCTAGAATTATAGACAACCTTTTATTACTATAAATTTTCCCTTTTTTGGCACTTCACAACTTCTCTAAAAGCTTTTCAAACCCCTTAACTTCTCTAAGAGGTAATCCCATACCTCCTCTTGTCACAGCTAGAACTTCAGCAACAATTGACAATGCAATCTCTTTCTCACTTTTAGCGCCAATATCTAACCCAGCTGGTATTCTCAATTTCTTTAATTTTTCTTTGTCAATTCCAGCTTGGATAAGCCTCTTCAATATTACCTCAGCCCTTTTTAAGCTCATTATTACAGCTATCTCCTTGGCTCCCCCGTAAATTGACTTCATAATAGCCCAAGTATCATAAACGTGCCTAGTTGCCACTATTACGTAATTGTCCCTTACAACGTCATCTGGAATTTGGAAAGTAGTACCCTTAATCACCTCGTCAGCCTCATAATAACTCTCCTCAGCAAAGGGATCAACTACTAAAACGTGAAAACCCATATCTTTTAGATACCTTGCTATAAATGGTGCAACATTAATTCCCTTTCCGGTACATTTACTAGCATCAACCTTGACAGTATCTCTATCGCAAAATACTGGTTCTTCCATATCCGCTTCTCTACTTGACGCAAATATGACGATCTTCATAAATTAACATACTAACTAAAGACTTATATGTATTCATTAAAACCTCAAAAGGTAGTTTCAGGTAAAATGATTAGGAACTTTTAGCAACGGGATTAAATATTAAAGATTCTCAGCTAATAAAAGTTATTAGATATAGTTTTAGAATTTTACAATAACCTTTTTTAACTTGTATCTCTATACTTCACGCTAAATTACCCGCCTTACCGGTTTCCCTCACCTTAAATCTTTTTTTAATTTATTGTCTGCTTATGCTGTAGTTAATTCTGTTTCTTCTATAGATTCAATATTAGACAAGTAGTATTATTATTTATAAAATAATTTTGGGTCTACCGTCACGGAAGGGGACTTTTGTCCCCTTAACCCCCATAAAGTTAAATTTAGGGTCAGAGCTGAATAGGATAGTGTATTTGGTATAATGAGACTTATGAACCCAAGTAACTCTCCCCTGGTCACCATGTTTTAAATGAATCCACATGTTAATGCTGGTTGATACTACGCTCAAAATTCGACCGAAACTTTTATTACTGAAGACCCTTTACCATTCATGATGAGAAGAAAGTCGAAAAACTAGAAAATCCTGAGAGGAACGAGTTCAATGAGAGGAAAGTCTTAATATGAGTAAAGTTTATTTTCTCATTTTGCCACTTCTCTTTAATGAAGATTAGGGTAGGTTTTATAGGTTTAAAAGGTGGTGTAGGGAAGACAACGATAGCATTAAATTCTGCATTATATCTTTCCAAGAGATATAAGGTGTTATATATTGACAAAGATCTTCTTTCCATGGGATCTTTAATTTTAGGATTTAATGGTCTTGGTTTTCATAAAGCGATAATAGAGGGATTAGGCAAGGAACAATATGAGTATAAGGTTAATGATAACTTAACGCTATTCAAGTTATATAGTGATCCAGTAAATGAGAGAGAGTTACACAATAAGGTTAAAGAAATGGGTGAAAGGGCAGAAAGAGCTTACGTTGATGTAGTATCTAAAGGTTACGATGTCATCATAATAGATTATGGTAGGATTTTCAGAACTAATGATCCCTTAGTGTATGATGAATATGAAATGTTCAAGAAAAATTTTTCTGACTATCTCATAGGTGGAGTAGGGATAACTGACCCTGTCAAGAATGATATTACAGATGCTGTAGAATATTTTCTAGATACAATAAATAGACTCAAAACTAAACCCTTAGCTTTCGTAATCAACATGGTACCTCAAATAGGCGATATTCAGAAAGAAATTGACCAATTAGTCAGAGAAATTAGTGAAGTCGTAAAGTGTGATATAATTACTATTCCCTTTAATGAGGAGCTGGTACAATATAACAAATTAGGAGAATTTGGAGAAATGCAAAAAGTGGGAAAGTTAATAGAGAAAATTTTATCTCAAGCGTAATAGAGATTTTTGTAACCCTTTACAAGTATTTTTCACAAAAAGGTTCATTTCTTGAAGATTTAATAGTCTAGATGACAAGTTATTTATTTGGAAATTTGCACATCTAATACATAAAAATTAGATAAAAATCATTTAGTAATGCTGTAATTATTCTTCATTAGAAAACGTTAATGGGATAATAAGAAAAAATTGCTTATATGTATCTTTTTTAAAAAAAGAGGAAATGCTTCACTCTTTAGTCATACCTTTCTTCATTGGAGGGATAATAGATATTAATATAACAATTAGTATGAACGCTATTACGATAGCAGGTATTCCGTAGATCTGGTATAACGTATATTTTCCTACGTAATTTACTATGTAATTCATTATAGTTTCTCCTGGCGTCAATTTGACGTAATTTACTGGTATTGTGATGTTTTTGACGTACGTCTGGTTATTATAGTAATAGAACATTGATATTTGAAATATGGCATTCTTCGTAACATGTATAGTAAAAGGCATTGCTATGGTTTCGTTTGGTAGTATTTGGGAGATTACGTAGAATGGTGGTGTTATCCCAGTACCATTGGGTTTTATTAGGATGTATATATTGTTAGCGTATTGGTTTCCAGTGTTTTGTATGTATAGTATTAACGTTGCTGTGTATGTTCCAGTTGTTGATCTAGTCACATTGATGAATTGATATGATACATTCAGCCTAACGAATGGGACTTCGTACACTTTCTGTGAATACGAAAACTCTCTATTATCAGCATAAAAGGTAATGTAAACGAGGTTAGGTTTTATGGTTGTAGGATACAATATATTTTCTTCGGGAGATAATTTGACTATATCTATTATTTCTTTTCCAAATTGAACAGTTATGTTATTTAGAGACACATTTCCACGATTAGATATGTTAATGTAACCGTTATTCCACATTACACTTATTGGATATACTAGAGGGAAATAATAGCTACCTAAACTTACGTTCTGAAAACCTAATGGCGTATCGAAGAAAGCATAAAGCTTGAGTGAAACATTTGAATTAGCGTAGATCGATAACGTGAAATTTGTTGTACTATTTGGAGATAAGTATGGAATAACTAATTTTTTCATAAAATTATTATAGTTGGTAATTATGGTGAGGTTAGTTATTGGAAGGTTCTCTTTATTTGCTATTGAGACATCAAGGTTATTATAACCAGGATAAACGACATTAGTAGGACTTTGAACATTTGCGTATAGAGTTGGGATTGAAGTATTTACGTTCGTTTGTAAAACGAATTGCTTAACATAATAGAGGTTATAAGGCGTTAAAAATCGTATAGTTAATGGAATATTCACATGATAAATCGGAATATCTTGAAATGGAACAAATAATTCCACTGATATGTCCTTACTCCCGTTAACATAAGATAAAGTGATGTTTTTCATGAAATATGGGGACGAGATATAGGCGTTGTAGATCGGAGATTGTGTAGTAATTCGAAAGATAACATCTTGTAAACCTTGTATTAAGCTTGAATTTAGTAGGCTAATACTAAAGCCATACGTACCATAATAGGGCAAAGTAAATGAAGTATTATAAAATGCATTATCTCCGCTTTCAGTGATCAATGAAAACATTACTGGGAAATTTAATTCATTAGGTAAACTTGAATTAACTATAGTAACGTTAAATTGCAAGTTATATTGTTGTACTTGAGAGGATAAGGGTAAAATGTCTTCTATGTAATTTCCTTCGGTAGTGTTCAGAATTCCTTGAGGTAAAAGTATCTTTACAATTAGAGCATAAGCGTTTATCCTAGTAGAGTTTAAGAACGTAATTAAGTTTACATTTATCGTTGTAAGATTATCCAAGGTGGGGATTGTCTTCCAATTAGCTGTAATCAAGTATGAAAAAGCTGGTGTTGTGGATGATGAATTTATCACTCCAGATAATACTAGTGGGAAGAGCACTAGAAGGATTAAGACTATTGATTTATACATTTTACCCCACTACTCCTCAAAATCCTTTAATATCCATCCTTGATACGCATGTATTTCTAATTCTTTACAAACTGACACAGATTTCACTTCACCTTTAGTGATAGAAACATTAGGAATAGTCTTATCATCACATAGATTTAATACTCTATTGAGATCAAGCTTTGAGATATCACTAACTAGAAGAACGATTTTCACATCTTTTCTTTTCAGTTCCTTTATCTCTTTAATATTCTCTTTATGGACATTAAGGTATATTAATGTTGATTCTTCGTATATAAAGATCAATCTTAATTCCTTCTCTAGATCCAAATAGAACGAAATTTTAATTCCATTGATTTCAACATTTTTCCTCGCGCTAATCACTTTCTGATCTAACTTTATGACCGTTTCCATTAAATAATCATTAATTAAATCGTCTTCTATTAACTCATTTTTTGAAGCTAAAATTTTATCCATTTTTCCACCTAAGCCAAATAAGTACTTCCCCTCCATTCGGAAATACCGTAATGGGTAATTGCTGCATATATAAACATGGGGAATATTACGAATAAACCGAGAATACCTAGCGTAATAATGTCAACAAAAGACATTTTATCTGGGAGTTTAAGGTTTAAGATCCCAAAAGATATTTTCATACTTAAGTAAAGACCAAAAATGAAGATAAGGAGTGAATATAATATTATAGGTATATTAAATCCAAAATAAGCTAGATGACTCCAAGACCACGCGGTGGGATTTGCCGGAACGAAAAGCGTATCTATTAATGCTAGAGCGAATGAGAATGGAGCTAATAGATATGTTAGCATATGAAATCTGTATTTACCAGGCATTTTGAGGAATAAGCCGCTCCTAATTTCTTTTATTAAATAAAGATAACCGCTCCTAGCCCATCTCAACTGTTGGTTGAGGAATTTCAAAAACGTAGGCTGAGCTGCTGATTTGGCTACTGCCGTAGCTTGATAAACTGTCTTATAGCCATTCATATTTGCGAAATAAGTCAATGCTTTATCGTCTGCTACAATTAGTCTACTCTTTCCGTAAGTCTCATGATTAAAGTCCTTTATCGTCTCCAGCAAATAGCTTCTTCTGTAAGCAGCAATCTTTCCATCAATTACATTTAACGTGCCATTTAACGCTCTAACAACTATATCCCTACTATATTCTATTATTTGTCCGAATAAATAGGGGATTCTGCCATCAGTTCTGAATAATATTGGTCTTCCTTGTACTCCTGCCACCTTAGGGTCTGCAAAAGGTTTAATGATTTCATTGATAGTATTATCCTCCATGATCGTGTCACTATCTAACTGCACTATTATATCTCCACTAGCGTTTAACCAACCTATGATTAATGCCCCACGTTTACCAACCCTTTTATTAAGGCTTATTACCTTAGCACCGTATTTTTTTGAAATATCCGCTATTTCCTTCCTCTTATCGTCATGGATTACTATTATTTCGTCTGGATTATTTCTGAAAACCGATTTAATGCATTTCTCGAAAATCTCAAGATTCTCACCGTACTCCGGAATTATTACACTTACCTTCACCTTATCTCTGGTTAAACCATTGGTATAAGGTTTGTAGCTTTTAGCATAATTGCGTAATAAGAATTGTCGAAACAAGAAGAATATTGCAAAGTTCACTGGGAAATATATGAAGACTCCGTATTCCAGCATATACAGCACATTTTCTAATTCGTATAACATATTCTCTAAATCTCTAATATTGTCAACACTTAAAGCTTATAAATCCTTATGTTTTTTTCATACGAATTATATATATAATAAGTATAAATTATGTATACCTTATAACGTAGAAAGATAATAATATTTAAATAAATAGCATTCATTCTCAATTAGTAAAGTTAACTATACAATATCCTTAATAGCATATAAGATTTTCATTTATTTACCGTAATGAGTCTATCTTTATTAGAGGAAATAGATCGTTAGGAAAGCTATATTATTGAAGTACTTTACGTAAATTTACTTCAAATCCCTTAAACCTTAATAATAACATAGATTCTATTCGAAGAGATTTAAGTAATCGTGAGTACTTCAAGCGTGGATAGTACAAATACACCTTAGATTTCACACTGAAAAAATTAAACGTTATGTATTATACGTCATTTTCAAGAAACTACTATTATTGATAGTATTGTTTACAAAAGATAATGTAAGAATCGTGAAAAAGCGAATATGAGGAGGTTTTGCCAAATTACTAAAGTTATTGGAGCTTGCAAATGTTTTATATAAAATAAATAAAGTAAATTTCCTGAGTAAGAATCATGAATAAGAGTCGATGCATATTATGCAAGCGAAACTATCTGTTTATTTTTTTAAAGGAGATTGAAATCAACTGCTGAAGACATTTAGCTAATCACCCTGACTTTATCTGTGGACTTATAATCGATTTGCAAGAATATTTTTAATAACACCATAAAATATTAAACATTAGAAGTTAAGGTCACGTAGAGCAATGCTGATATTTGATGAATAAAATTAAAAAGAAAATCACACTACCACTTGTGACAATAACAATCTTATATGCTTTTTACCAAAACAAAATAAAGTTCAATGAATAGATATAAATTACTTTTAATACAAAATGTTCAAGGGAAAAAGGAGATGACAAAAACGCTCATCTAGGTAGCCCCATCACTGAGTATTATCTAGTTTATAATAAGGGAGAAACACTCATCAATAGTTCAGATTTAGTTTTAAGATAATTTGGGCATAACAATGAGTATTTAGGTTGAAAAGAATCTTATTGTAGTGTCAATAATCATTACATACCCTTTTATACTATGAATCCATAGTATATATTGTGAGACTTCAGATTAAGGGAAAATACGTTTATGTTACCATGTGGGATAAGCAATTGAAGAAGCCTAGAAGGTTTTACTTATGTAGTGTTGACAATTTAGAGAAGTATAAGACGATAATTGAGTTCGCTAAGAAGTTGAAGGTAACGAAGGAGGAGTTAGAGGATTATCTAAATTTTTACGTAGATAAAGAATATAACCTTACCAAATTCGATTATGTTCTCATGTCCTTAGTTTTTGGTGAGATGCTATGGAGTGGAGAATCAAAGAAGCAATCAGAAAAGGAGTTAAAGTCGTGAAGAAGTTTTACCCTGACTACGCTTTAATAGGGAGAATGGCTAGGAACTTTTACGCTCCACCTGAGACTACTCTTGATGTGGACTTTTTGGTAGATTTAGATAAGGTTGAGGTTTTAGCTGAACTTATTGATTACGT of Sulfolobus sp. E5-1-F contains these proteins:
- a CDS encoding XdhC family protein; translation: MKIVIFASSREADMEEPVFCDRDTVKVDASKCTGKGINVAPFIARYLKDMGFHVLVVDPFAEESYYEADEVIKGTTFQIPDDVVRDNYVIVATRHVYDTWAIMKSIYGGAKEIAVIMSLKRAEVILKRLIQAGIDKEKLKKLRIPAGLDIGAKSEKEIALSIVAEVLAVTRGGMGLPLREVKGFEKLLEKL
- a CDS encoding ParA family protein, whose product is MKIRVGFIGLKGGVGKTTIALNSALYLSKRYKVLYIDKDLLSMGSLILGFNGLGFHKAIIEGLGKEQYEYKVNDNLTLFKLYSDPVNERELHNKVKEMGERAERAYVDVVSKGYDVIIIDYGRIFRTNDPLVYDEYEMFKKNFSDYLIGGVGITDPVKNDITDAVEYFLDTINRLKTKPLAFVINMVPQIGDIQKEIDQLVREISEVVKCDIITIPFNEELVQYNKLGEFGEMQKVGKLIEKILSQA
- a CDS encoding glycosyltransferase family 2 protein, whose amino-acid sequence is MLEYGVFIYFPVNFAIFFLFRQFLLRNYAKSYKPYTNGLTRDKVKVSVIIPEYGENLEIFEKCIKSVFRNNPDEIIVIHDDKRKEIADISKKYGAKVISLNKRVGKRGALIIGWLNASGDIIVQLDSDTIMEDNTINEIIKPFADPKVAGVQGRPILFRTDGRIPYLFGQIIEYSRDIVVRALNGTLNVIDGKIAAYRRSYLLETIKDFNHETYGKSRLIVADDKALTYFANMNGYKTVYQATAVAKSAAQPTFLKFLNQQLRWARSGYLYLIKEIRSGLFLKMPGKYRFHMLTYLLAPFSFALALIDTLFVPANPTAWSWSHLAYFGFNIPIILYSLLIFIFGLYLSMKISFGILNLKLPDKMSFVDIITLGILGLFVIFPMFIYAAITHYGISEWRGSTYLA